A part of Bacillus rossius redtenbacheri isolate Brsri chromosome 1, Brsri_v3, whole genome shotgun sequence genomic DNA contains:
- the LOC134527998 gene encoding cytochrome P450 4g15-like has product MAALEAWASWGFLTGSAAAVAITVSWYLKISHCCRLVARIPGPPGLPLLGNTLQLIARREDILNYFKELRDRYVSVCKLWVGPLLCVGMLDPKDISVILSNSKTLSKPMMYNPLNIVFGNSLLTAKFKEWKKFRKIMEPTFINRSIYSYVRTFHAKSQRMADLLEERCHGEPFNMADYSMPCALEMLSETSLGVPMNIQGKSHQHSVVENFPKIIYFGAFTFLTPWMWYNWTHKFFPFYYKVIALVKPIRNYVTRLIKHKTESYISSRKHYVAPEAKDIDMKVSNIPMKRLGFLEHMVSTMVENPELLSIEELQDQIMTIIGAGTDTTAYAVATTLMLLGLHQDVQRKVLQEQASIFGEDTSRPVMTIDLQQMVYLEKVLNETMRLYPVIPLVAIGLTKMSV; this is encoded by the coding sequence ATGGCCGCGCTAGAAGCTTGGGCTTCATGGGGCTTCCTAACAGGATCCGCTGCTGCTGTCGCCATCACTGTGAGTTGGTACCTCAAGATAAGCCACTGCTGTCGGCTGGTCGCCAGGATACCGGGTCCGCCTGGGCTACCTCTGCTCGGAAACACGCTTCAACTGATCGCTCGCAGGGAAGATATTTTAAACTACTTCAAGGAACTACGCGACCGCTACGTTTCCGTGTGTAAACTGTGGGTTGGACCGCTACTATGTGTTGGAATGTTAGACCCTAAGGACATATCAGTGATTTTAAGTAACAGCAAAACATTAAGTAAGCCAATGATGTACAACCCACTTAACATAGTATTCGGTAATTCGTTGCTTACTGCCAAATTTAAAGAGTGGAAGAAATTCCGTAAAATTATGGAACCGACCTTCATTAATCGTAGCATCTACTCATACGTCAGAACTTTCCACGCGAAGAGCCAGCGCATGGCTGACCTGCTGGAGGAACGCTGCCACGGAGAGCCATTCAACATGGCGGACTACTCGATGCCCTGCGCTCTGGAGATGCTCTCCGAGACGAGTCTGGGCGTGCCGATGAACATACAAGGTAAAAGTCATCAGCACAGTGTTGTAGAAAACttcccaaaaataatttattttggagCCTTTACATTCTTAACACCTTGGATGTGGTATAATTGGACTCATAagttttttcctttttattataaagtaattGCGTTAGTTAAACCTATTCGCAATTACGTAACTCGTTTGATCAAACATAAGACCGAATCATATATAAGTTCGAGAAAACATTATGTTGCACCTGAAGCGAAGGACATAGATATGAAAGTTAGCAACATACCGATGAAACGTTTGGGTTTCCTAGAGCACATGGTATCAACTATGGTGGAAAATCCAGAACTGTTAAGCATAGAGGAACTACAGGACCAGATCATGACTATTATCGGAGCTggcacagacaccacagcctacGCCGTAGCGACCACACTGATGCTGCTGGGATTACATCAAGATGTGCAGAGGAAAGTCCTACAAGAGCAGGCAAGCATCTTCGGCGAAGACACAAGCCGACCTGTCATGACAATAGATCTGCAACAAATGGTGTATttggaaaaagttttaaatgagaCAATGCGACTTTATCCAGTTATTCCACTTGTGGCAATCGGGTTGACGAAGATGTCAGTGTAA